From the Vulpes lagopus strain Blue_001 chromosome 15, ASM1834538v1, whole genome shotgun sequence genome, one window contains:
- the LOC121476342 gene encoding serum amyloid A protein-like: MKLLVGILLCSLVLGVSSQSWWTFLKEAGQGTRDMWRAYSDMREANYKNSDKYFHARGNYDAAQRGPGGAWAAKVISDARENSQRITDLLKFGDSGHGVEDSKADQAANEWGRSGKDPNHFRPAGLPSKY, translated from the exons ATGAAGCTTCTCGTGGGCATCCTATTGTGCTCCCTGGTCCTGGGAGTCAGCAGCCAGAGTTGGTGGACATTCCTCAAGGAAGCAGGTCAAG ggACTAGAGACATGTGGAGAGCCTACTCTGACATGAGAGAAGCCAACTACAAAAATTCAGACAAATACTTCCATGCCCGGGGGAACTATGATGCTGCACAGAGGGGCCCTGGGGGCGCCTGGGCTGCTAAAGTGATCAG CGATGCCAGAGAGAATTCTCAGAGAATCACAGACCTTCTTAAGTTTGGAGACAGCGGCCACGGAGTGGAGGACTCGAAGGCTGACCAGGCTGCCAACGAATGGGGCCGGAGTGGCAAAGACCCCAACCACTTCCGACCTGCTGGCCTGCCTAGCAAATACTGA